The genomic interval GGCCAAAGAACTTATGATAATGTTATTGGTATATCCACAGAGATTTTACTGTCAGTAAACGTGATTTTTATCTTCTtataatgatttcttttttggcTAATGAGCTGAACTCATTTAGGGAACTGAAGAGAAATGAAACCAGAACTAGAATTTAactaaaaaacaataattacagttatttaaaatattaaacacaatatttcattttcattagtaCTGTATCATTTCCTGCACCCCCCAAAAATCATAGAAATGCCTCGAACTGTAAACCTGCTGAGACCTCCAATCAGACACTTCTTGTAACTCCAGTGATTCTtctgctaacacacacacacacacacacacacgcacacacctcaGTGCaaaggtgtaaaaaaaacagataaagcaGCACAAAGCTTCATTACCCCCCACCTTCACCCCAGTGAGCTTTACCCAGGTGTAaatgcaggagcagcagcatccACAGCCCCATCGTGCCTCCATAGACTGTGCCAAAGTTAAACTGCCTCAAAGTGGCTGATAAGCCTGTTGTTTGTGGGTTTGAGGACACAACCTATAGCGGGAGGGGAGGCAGCAGAGGGGCATGTGTTACAGCACAGCTCAGAGTTTCTGTTTCCCCAGAAGTCCCTCCCTGCTCAGACTCCTGCTCAGCAAACAGGACGCTCGGCGGTGCTCATCTCTCACTTTATTGGTACAAAAAGGTCCGAGGCTTCTTGTTGCTGTTGCTTCAGTAACAGACATGAAGTGGCTTAAATACTGAATACATGATGTCACTGTgagtacaaacacacagacaggcacAGGTATGAAGTTTGTTCTGATTACACAGTTTGATTAAAGATGTTTGTGTTACTGAGGTACCTGATGTGTAACATTACTGCAGTCACAATTCAGACATGATCACCTGAGAGGAACGGTCAGTGGCTCTCAGGTCAGtgaacatttctaaaaattcATCATCTCATATTTATCATTATTTAGATTCCTTCCAGCCCATTACAAACGTGCCCCACAGCGCCCCCCAGAGTTCAAaggaacaaattaaaaaaaatcaacagtccaaaaacactcagcagcagtttcaCATGAAACCACACAAGCCAAGCAGCAAAAGTACGACAATCAGTCAGACTCACAACTAATCAGAGGCAACACCATTTggacagctcagagtcactgaggctcttacaggaaactgaaactgagcagaaataaaacatcaaGCAGGAAATGACTTCAGTTTGTTCAGATTTCTGTGTTTGGGCATGTTTGTGTTGTGATTCCTTTAATTACAGTCACCCACACAATAATGATGACTAACACTAATAAACCTGCTCAGGACATGAACCAAAAGcaaacctttcaaaataaaactccacAATCAGAGCAGAGCACAGTTCATcctcaagtaaaaaaaaaaaatagaaacacgGTCCTCGTTATGGTCTCAGTGCTGATGGAGGACGTCTGCAGATTAAAGACTTTATGGAAATTAttggaaaaatgtgcaaaactcGCTTCACTTTAAGCGTGTCGTACTGAAGACAGGCCACCAGGTGGCACTGCAGGACCTTTACAGTAACCTcactgctctttatttacaaccTGCTGCTGGACGTGAATGGCTTTAACACGCCGCGTGTCTTTGCAtggctttaaatgtttcagactACTggccatcatcatcttcatcatcctcccACATTAATCAAAATATCATTTAGAAATCTGGATCGTCTCATAACAGAAACCTTCAGCACAGCCGCGCGTTGTTTACGCTCCACCTCAggtaaacatccaggaatatgaatatggCGCTGCACACATAAAGGCACATCAGCACCATCACTGTGACTGTGTGGTGTCGTCCAGCTGTAACAGTATCAGCTGTTTGGACTCCTGCTTTTATTCAAAGACAACATTTTGGAAGATAACTCGAGTTTAGGCTCAGACCAGGATCAGGTTTGGGCTCGGCTGGTTACGACAAACACACCTGTGTGCCTGTAAGCTCCTCCTCCCAACAATGAGACGGAAGGACGCCATCTTTATCTCTGATCGGAGCTTCCTATTGGTGGAGAGCCATCAGTCTTTGTGTGAAACACGAGAAAAAAGTAAATCAGGTTAAAAACTTCCCTCACGTCAGTATGACTGATCCAATACTCAGTGCATTAAATATACAGGAAAAGCCTGtaaattaaaatctgattttatttttattcagacTGTCCTGTAAAACGTTTCtatcctcttttcctcctgggCTTTGAGACGCCTTGAAATAACCGACCATCGTGATGGAGATACTGATCATAAATACGTGAGGAAGCAGACGGCTTTATCACAGGAACCAAGATGGATCCCAACTCATCCTCATCGAACCCGCCGGCCTACAacggaaaataaaactaataaaatgttCAAACCAAAACCAGAACCTCGTCCTGAAGACGAAATCTGATTCAGAGTCAGGCgctcagttcagttttactCCTCATCGTCCTGCTGAGCTGCTTCTTCCAAAGTCCAGTCAGACACGGGGGCGCCCCATATATccacactcctcctcctcatcttcataCACTGCTCTTGTGGTGTCCTCCGTGGGAAGCACGGGGTCAAACTCCACCTCCTGCACATTGAGGTCtgatttttcctcttcttcctcctcctcttcctcctcctgttcaACCCTGCCAAAAGTTAGCGTGAGGAGGTTCACATCctgggcctcctcctcctcctttgctCTTCCTCCACAGTCGGTCCTCAGCTCCAGGCCAGCTCTGGGTGGACTTCCTGTTGAAATCTGGGCATCACTCTGTGAGGACGGCAGCTGATTGGAGGAGAGGTCAGGCGGCGGTTTGGGCTGGGACAGACacgatgatgaagaggagagggggTTAGCGCCCCCCCGCTCTGTGTACGCCCCTCCCGCGCTGACGCCGGTGCTCTCCGTCTCACCGTCCTCATCGCTCTCGTCCGATGAAGAATGGCTGCTTCTCTTCTTGCCTGCAGAGGGCGCCGGCGGCTCAACACTCAGGAGGGAGATGATGCAGCGATCACGGACCTGCACCTGGTCCAGGCTATGGATGGTGGtctgacacacagagacacacacagacacacacagattatcCAGTGAGTCAGAAACAAAAAGCGCAGAAGCAGAAAAATCTGAAGCTTTCACACATTAATGGTTTCTCCCTCCTGAGGTCACTGAAAGGTCACACCTgcacacacctgtttctaccacTCCCACCATTCTCCACCTGCACATTATTCTCACTGTGGACTGTCGGTCGTTTATAAAAGAATGAAACGGTCTGTGCAGAGCTCAGAGCGCCACCTTCAGATTCTCCAACAGGAcatttcaagattttttttcccctcaagtttaaaaaaaacagctaaaattaCTCATTACATTTAGTAACATTGTATCGATCAGTGTGATCATTTTACAGCTGGAGGACTGCGGATTAACacggctgtaattcctaaacagttactGCAACAGTGAGCCTGATTTAAAGTCCCCTGTGGTGGTGTAACGGAGGTCATCCACCCCCTATGGAGGGGGGTGATTAACAGCCACTCAGCTGCACTCTTCCAGGTGATCTATAGCACAGCAGAGGGGCGTGCACCGAAACACCGACTGAAGGTTTTGGTGCTGCTCAGGAAGTGtgagcagctgatcagctgagAGGCAGCGCTTCGACTGTTTTACCCTGGAAGCAGCTCAGAAATCCCCCTTCATAGTTCCTGAGAGCTTCCTGAGAAGTGTTACATCTGCTAATTCTCCTAaagctgtgacctctgacctggcTGCACACAGCAGGGAATTTTCCAGAGTTTAGGTTTCATTTCTGTCCCGTCTTACCCAACACCAGTTATTAATAACATGATAGTTAATACTGTAGACCGGTATTTCAGAAATATGTGTACTGCTGCACCAGTCAGTGCATACTTGGAAAGATGAGCTCAGCTGATAAAAACAGGAATTCCAGCTGTGTGTGGAGAGGAGCTGAAGGATACGCAGCAGAAACAGCTGCACAAGtattcagagaacaacctgcactgaacaccatgaaaaccaaagagatcatcatcgacttcaggaagcacaggactgacccagctcccctctacatcaacggcgagcgtgtggagagggtccacaccttcaggtttcttggtgtcctcatctctgctgatctctcttggtcagataacatcacagctgttatcaagaaggctcagcagcgacttcacttcctgagggtcctcaggaagaacaacttggactcaaacctgctgctgaccttctaccgctcatccactgagagcctgctgacgtactgtatcacagtatggtacggcagctgcactgaggcagacagggtcaggcttcagagggtagtcgagacagcacagagaatcgttggctgccctctcccctccctgatggacatctacacctcctgcTGCCTtagcagagcaggaacatcatcaaggacagctcacaccctggctttgacctctgacctgctgcactctggcaggagctacaggagcatcaaagccagaacaaacagactccagaacagtttcttcaccacagcaatcaccaccctgaactctcacactgtaactgtgcaacacccacatctctgtgcagtatattgttcagtatgaataatatactgcacagagatgtgggtgttgttcagtatgaataatatactgcacagagatgtgggtgttgcactgttacagtgtgagagttcagggtggtgattgctgtgcagtatattattcatactgaacaatatctgtcactcctatattggtaatatccagtattcattcaccaattGCAATACtcacatcttcattattatgtgtatttatttttttacaacgtatatatttttagattatatcagattattatatttttattttagaaagtttgactttctattgcatggcactgaacaagagtggccctccaatctcattgcctttattgtcattatacaggatgtacattctattctattctattctattcaaaaatgaaagcttattgaaatgtttcagtgaaactgaaacagcagatcagaatcagaatctttattgtcattgtatacgcaagttgcacaacgaaatttaaaatgcattcctttctaggtgcctcagacaagaaataataaaaatacaagtgataaaaatgattaatgaagtacaatacacaataataaattaacaacgcacacacacacacacacactcagcactaccaccccacatcaccgTCTAATTGACCACAaaaagttcagttcaatgatggtcctggcataaaagctgttcctcagtctgtttgttctggccttcattgtcctgaaacgtctgcctgatggcagtagctgaaacaaagagtgtccagggtgtgaggggtcctggaggatgttctgtgccctcctctggcagcggccATTGAACAGTTGAGCAGCAGGAGGACGAGGAGCTAAACTTAAATTAAGATGATGTGGCGTTCAGCAGACCCGCTGACACCAACAGTTCTTGTGTCCTGCGGCGTCCTTCAGCCCgtcagccgcccttccactgagaccgtttctgatgaggtttcagtgaacagcagacgaTCAGCTGAAGCTCTAGatgatctctcaggtcctgtcaggtctttgctggatttgttcctGCTTCTTCAGGACGTGATTTTCAGATCCTGATCATCAGAGGGTTTTAGGCCCcacacttcttcttctgtcctccatGTGTCCGGCTTCCTTTAAGGACACCACGCTGAGACCTGCGTTCAGCTGGCAGCTCTGTGGGAATCGGCTCGCTGGGGCAAAAATCCTCCTTTATGCTGTCAGGCTgttttatctttggcatttttcatagagtcACCTGAAGAAATGTGAGCAGgtgatgtgtttctgtgacaggctgcgAGTAACCTAAAGATCTCATTTAAAACTgggtctcagtttcctgtttcctgtcccGAAGCGGCGCCGGAGCATCTTAATGTTtcaatgattcacaggtcagagtTCATTCCTGTGAAAATGCTCAGGTACGTGGACTGAAACTGAGTGAAGAAGCAGCTGATGTccaaaggagaaagaaaaacttgctcaagagcacttcaGGACAGTCCGGCTGCTTggagcaaaatacaaagaagggGGCAGCTCAAAACTTTTGTACAGTGCTATATTAggtaaaagcatgaataaatgaaattcTGAGCTAAACATAAACAGTTGGTAGACATGATGAGCAGCTTTGAGCCTCACAGCGAGCAGACAGAGACCTTTGTGAGCTGTGCCCTTTGTGTGACTCACAGCGATGCTGAGCCGGGCACACGGCGAGCGCCCGCTCTGGAAAAGAAACCGTTGGTGAGCCACCAAATTTCACGATTGGTCACAGAGCAGTCATCCTGGGGGGGAAGCCCCTCTGCAGTCGCTGTCTCTCTGGTTACATGAAGCCAGTTAATAACGGAACATGAAACTACATCTGTTTCATGGAAAGCGTCTTCCATCCCTCTAATTTGCATGCGACACACCATAATTAATAAAAAGGTTAACTGTAAGGACGCCCACAGCTGCTGCATCCCAGCGTCTGAACGAGGAGATACTGAAATGAACGTTTCacaaagcagatgggctgcCTTCACTCACTCATGGGAACTTAGCAAAAACCCCAGGGTTCAGTAATCCCACTGATAACCACATTCACCCGCCTGTGTACAGAGAGCCCAGGAAGCTGTTAGCTAACATACAATGCTGCAGGTCTTCTCTGAGGTTATTGGTAGTTATTGTGGGTAAACCGGTATAACATGCCTCAGCATCGCTCCCACTGAGAACTGTTCCATAGGAGTGTTTTCCCAGTGCTCCACAGTCTTTGTTCTGCATTGGAAAGTCTCCATATCAACTTTACACAGAGGACAGGGCCACTGGCCggctttctgctgctgcaggctgagatGAACTCATTAACGTGGATGAGAAAGAGTAACGGGCCAGGAACACCCCCCTGGGGTACGCCGGAGTCTCGGAGACATTACGTCACCACTTTCAGATAAACCTGTTCAACAACATCCTTCGATTTCCAGCGTCCGATCACACATAACCCCACAGATCCTGCTGAGGTTTCACCAGTGTGTGATCCACAGAGTTTAAACCAGGGTCCAGcatggagacagagagagagacggctCGGGTTTCTCCCGTCTCAGCTCTGAGACTCTACGAAAACCTGATTCTGATCATCGGGCGTCTGCAATGCACCCTGTGAGTTAATGTGCACACAGAGTCGATGTTATGGTGCTCTGTTCACACACTTGTTTCATTCACAGAGAGGAAAGGCTTCACGAGCACTTTAAACAACAACCTGAGCTCATCTGGAAATATTGAAACTTTCCAGATTTTCTGCCCGTGTGGGAATGCTGGCATCCCCACAGCACTGACTCTGCGGCTCGGCCGTGGAGGATCCGACGGGTTCTCAGGACGGCGTGAACCTCTGCGTCTGCTCGATCCTGTTTCAGGATCTTTGAGGGCATTTTTGTTGTTGGAGGCTGTGAGAGCAGCGAGTTTGTGCTGATGCCTCGCTGTGATTGGGTACTGCAGAAGAACCGCAGCTTCACGCCTGCTCgtcttttctgtttctcagaAAGCGCTCGGCGTGCGCTGCTCGCCATCCGACCACAAATAACAAACAGCATGTTCACCGCGGGTCGACGACTCAAAGCATAACTGAGACCTGATCCTGGATCAGTTTCACCACATTAGGGTCCACCTACAGCATCTGTACGTGCAGCCTGCACTCGGTTTACTGTGTCTCACACATATCAAAGGATGTGAGATAACCACAGAAACTCGCGTGTTCTCTGcatttcacacagaaaaacatgaacatttctgctgctgtgggcgTGATGGAAAATGTTTGAGCTCTAATAACCTCTGCATACCTCCTGTGGCTCTACTTTTCTagcacaaagacagagaagATGAGAAAACAACTGAAGTGTAGACCGTGTCCGAGGTGATGATGCAGGTCACTGCCATGCTGATGCTGCATGAGGGGACAGGAAGTCCTGACAGCTAACAGAACTAGCTGTTATTATGTTGTTCTGTGGTCAGTGCCGTGTGAAGACTCTTCGTGCTGCATCGATCTCTTTGCAAAGGTTTCAATAAATATCAGAATAtcagtttggttttattttcccCCACAGTGGGACGGCTCCTGTTTTTAGGGGGGGTGCTGTGTTGGAGGCTGTGGGCTGAGATTTCAGCGGCCTGGCTGTGAAAGGATCTCTGCCACACCACAGGCTGTGGCTTTGCATGCACACATTTTGTGACTGAAACACTGGTATTATCAGCCGCCTCTGCTggaatttcaaaataagagtctgCGTGCACTCAGATTGAGATCACGCGCTCTGAAACTGTGACATGAGATGGTACAGAGGTAGCAGCTCATTTTTAGGTGGTAGTTACACAGAATGGTGATGACATCATCTGAAAACGGAAGAAATCAGATGAATCCAGAGCGGAACGCTGGGAAAATGGAAGGATTCGTTCTGCCTTTCTTTAGTGCGTGAATCTGAGGTACAGACGGTTTCACTGACGGCCCGAAATAAACCCAGAACTTACCAGGACCAGGGGCAGCGGCCTCCATCTCGGACAGATGTACCCGGTCCAGATCAGCAAGATGACGAAGACCACTATGACGATCACCATCAAGCACAATGTTCCCGAGATCAGCGGATCTGCAGGCAGGAAGTACAAACCAAACCCATCAGAAAGGACCGCGGTTCCTCACCTGATCAGTGACATAACTGaagtcaggtgtgtgtgtgtgtgtgtgtgtgtgtgtgtgtgtgtgtgtgtgtacctgcagAGAAGATGGTTGGTATCACAGCACATTTAGGCTGGCTGAAGTGGGAATAAAGATTCTCAGTTTTGTCGTTGAATCGCACAGCGACGCAGTACTGCCTGCCGGGCGCCAGGTTATCCCACAGGTGCATCAGAGACGGAATCGTTATGTtctgcacacacaggcacaggttAGCGTACAGGAGGGGCCCGCTCACACCGATTTACCCAAAAATCTCACTTCATGCTGTttattcctcctcctgctcacaGCAGTCACACAGACGCCTGCTCTTAGCATGCACAGACAGACCTTTGACCTTTCCCAACatacttaatgatttattgcaAATAAAACCGCAGAAAGACTGGACCCAAACGGTGACTGTGAGCCCACAGAGGTCAGGACAGGAGCTGCCCCATAAAGAGCCCCTTTTCCTGACCCGCTCCCAGAACGTTCCCCAAAAACGTTCCCTGACCCCACAACACAAAAACGTCCTCAGGCCGCTCCCAGCAGGAAAAGCGTGCCGGTCTTCGAGGTTTACCTGACAGCATCAACAGGAAACTGTAACAGGACGCCCACACAGGAGGGGGCAGCGGAGCCCGGAGAATGGCGGGAATAATAACCGTCAGCGGGTCGTTTCTGATCATGGTCAGTATGTGGGGAGGAGGTCGGGACAGCAGCACAGCATGCTGGGAAATCTGTATTTTTATCTGCTGTAAAAGAGAAACCTGCCGCCTGagtatggtgtgtgtgtgcgcatgcgtgtgcgtgcatcggtgtgtgtgcgtgcgtgtgtgtgcatgtgtccaCCTCCTCCCTCATCAGAATCTCAGGAAGGATTTTGGACCTCGGACTCTCGCGGTCACGTTTCAGGCGTCTCATGTTGAACTTGATTTTTTATGGAGGTGAACTCAAACCGGACCTCCTGGTTGGTCTTCGTCTCACCTGTACGTGCAGCTACAGGCCCGCCTCTCTGTTCGGCTCTGAGAGCGAGTTCAGACTCATCAGTCACCGTGACGCACACACAGGTAAACCTGCACGCACACCGTACCTGTGGCTTGTCTTTGCTGCTCCTGAGCTGCAGCTCGTAACTGAGCTTTTTGTAGGCGTCCTTGAATCTCTCCACGGACGGCTGAAGCTCCACCCTCAGGTCTCTGCCGCTGGGTGTGACGCTCAGCAGCGGGAGGCTCAGCTGtgctgcagaaatgaaaaacaacacagacacacaactgtGAGAGGGCTGAAAATAAGACATGACAAACATGTTCctgctgcttttctctgcacGATGCTCACAGACGGGTTTGAATCCATACTGGCCATACTGGCTGTTTCCTGGAGGTGAGGCCCGCTCTCCCAGGTGAGCTGTAACCCTCGTGAGGTATGCCATCATCGGGTTAGAGAACACCGCTGTCAGGTTACAAACCAGAGGCTTCTGCACGCACTCACAGCCGGACACTGGGTCCCACAAATGATTCCTAATGAGAGAAACAGAGGGTCAGAGGAGGCGCTCGGGACCACCTGAATCAAAATGTACCAAAAATGAAGACACTCAATACCACACAAGCTGCAATTAGCCAGGTGACGTAATGTGACACCTGCAGCTGGTCCTAGGTCAGTGTGTGAAGGTACCTGTAAGGCACATAGGTAACTTTATAGTGGACTCCATCAGGTGTGTCTGGCCCCGCCTCCCATTTCAGTATATAAGTGAAGTTCAGTGAGGTCAGGGTGACGTTGATGGGTGTCGGGAGCTCACCCACAGCTGGAACACagacaaaggtcaaaggtcagcaggaGAGCTGAGCCATGAGTTTGTGTTAAATCTGAGCTGCAAACCAAGTGAATGATTACAGTTCAGTTGTGACCGACAGCTGAGCACACAGACAGGTGTTACTGATCCAGAGGGAAGGTTACAGCAGCAGGAGCTACACGGAAACAAGCAGCAGCGTTCCTACACCTGACAGAAGCTGATTTGGGGGGGAAAGGTCGTGTTCTTGCTTCCTTGCTCCTCCTCCCATCTGCACGTGCACGCTGTGGGTGGAGAGGCGGAGCAGGAGAGCTGCATGTGAAGAACATTCAGAGAGAACTGTGGAGCTGTGGGAGGAAAATAAGGCCAGCAAACATGCTGAATaccaaatacctgggagtgagtatctcacaggacctgtcctggactcatcacattaacatcactgtgaagaaggccagacagcgtctctacctcctcaggcggctgagagacttcaagctcccactcaaggtgctcaggaacttttacacctgcaccatcgagagcatcatgcgtgggagcatcaccacctggatgggaaactgcaccaagcaggacttcatggccctaaaaagggtggttcgttcagctgaacggaccatcagaaccaccctccccaacctgcaggacatttacaccaagcagtgcaggctgagggccatgaagatcctaaaacagcccagccaccccggacactctctcttctccctgctcccatcaggccggcgttaccgctgcctgaggactaagactgaaaggttgaagaagagtttttacccacaagccatccgtctgctcaactctgagccctaactggaccattattgcacaatgtaaatattataatctataattccatgtaaagtgtgtatagtgtgaattacttatttttattcttcttatttatatgtgtttgtatatctggttgcaggtacaaaatacatttcactgtgcattgtactgtgtataactgcgcatgtgacaaataaacactatcttatcttatctgaaTAATCATCAGCTGGACGCCTTCACGTCTGCTTTTGGTTGAAAAATAGATCCCGACATCGCGGAGCTGAGCTCACCGTCCTCCTTGGACATCACCTGGGCTTCCCACCAAAATAAAGTTTGGGTTCAAGACTATTTTTACATTATAAACCCATCAGGGGTGATTAGATGTATAAAAGCTGGCTGTAGCTTCCAGGTGTGACACCTGCAGAAGAAGGCTGATGGCGTGGAAGTCTCCTGAGCTCAGCGAACTCTTCCCCCATGAGTTTAAGGTCTCAGTCGCTGCTTTCAAGACctgctgaataaaacatgaagttgaTTTTGGAAATGATGCTCGGATTAGGATCACACAGGAGCAGGAAGCAGGGACCGTTTGGATGTTTCTGACAGGACAAACTGTGGTGGAACCACGGTGATGCAAAGTGCGCCTGCACAAAGGAGGTGGCGGCGGTGGTTTGGTATTAAAGGGTTAGTAACGAATGGGTGACGTCACAGGGGTCATGTCCATCTTTGCTATACAGTCTCATAAAGTTCATGGCAGATGAGTTCCTCTTTTTAAGCTTTCATAAATTTAAAGTTTGTAGGTAATCGGAGCACCCACAGCCTCCTGCTGGGTAGACGCCCAGAATCCTCCTGTGTGTGCGGACTAACACAGCTTCATGAGTCACACTCTGAGTGTGAGGAGACGCTTTCAGGTAAGATCACGCGGCTCTGAGTGTGTTCTCACCTGGCAGGACCACAGGCACCCACGAGAGCATCCAGAGGAGAGGAGTCATGACAGCTGGAGCACATCTGCCgagcttcagcttcagctcctGAACGCACAGACAGCAGCTGCtttcactttcctgatgagcagAGATGAACGTGCAGTTAGACCCACGCGTTTACTTTCTGCCTCATGTCTTACACGCAtaaacacacgcaaacacacgcaaacacaggtAAAAAGTTTTTCCACTGACATAAACCGTTATTACGTCCCTGTGTGGGGCTACCGTCCCTCAGCCTGCTGGCCTCTGATTTGGCCTCTGACCCACTCTGAACCCACTCTGAGGAGATAAGTCGCTGTGCTGACCTGCCACGGAACGATAAAGCGCCCATCACACGGCGGCGTGTCCACAGATTAAACTCTTGGTATTTCTCAAACCGCCCACTCTCCGGAAATCCCTCCGCATCTCCGGCTGGCGGGCTCGCTCCTCCCGGGCTCCCGTAGAGGCTGATCACCGATCAGTGAGTCCGTGTGAGCCGACAGCTACCTGTCCCGGTGAGCTCGTCCGTGACTGTCCGTTAGCTCTCCGTCAGTCACAGGAACGAAACAAGCTGCTACCGCCCGCTGCCTTCACGGACCTCCGGTAAACCCGGACCTCCGCGCTCtgtgttatttgtttgtttgtgtgtttgctgacacGCGAGTTTACACTTAATAATGACACAGTAACAGCACTAAAAACAGTTCCCCTGAGATCGGGAGGAGGATGCAGTATAAAATTTGTccgcttttttaaaaaaaaattacgatCTTTAACGTCGTCTCTGATGGTAATGCCATTTAGTCCGACGGTCCCTAAAGGCAGCTCTGCAGGAGCTTGGTGACGGGAAATCACGTGATGTAGTAGAAGCGGCGGAGGAGCAACCCGTGGACCTCCATCTGCGAGTTTTACACGAGTTAGCGGGAACTGCAGCGATCACGGGACAAAAAAGCTGCGTGGATATAATCAGCGGTAAAATCATTCCAGACTTCAGAGCCCGGGCATTTAAATCAGCCATCCTGGCGCTCCGCAGAAATATCAGCGGATATGAATCACTTCCTGCTTAAGCAGTCCGGCAGGTGTTCATATTACATATGGACCAAGTTTCACTGGTCATGTACAAGGAGTGGTGAAAGC from Archocentrus centrarchus isolate MPI-CPG fArcCen1 chromosome 21, fArcCen1, whole genome shotgun sequence carries:
- the LOC115800600 gene encoding uncharacterized protein LOC115800600; amino-acid sequence: MTPLLWMLSWVPVVLPAVGELPTPINVTLTSLNFTYILKWEAGPDTPDGVHYKVTYVPYRNHLWDPVSGCECVQKPLVCNLTAVFSNPMMAYLTRVTAHLGERASPPGNSQYGQYGFKPVSQLSLPLLSVTPSGRDLRVELQPSVERFKDAYKKLSYELQLRSSKDKPQNITIPSLMHLWDNLAPGRQYCVAVRFNDKTENLYSHFSQPKCAVIPTIFSADPLISGTLCLMVIVIVVFVILLIWTGYICPRWRPLPLVLTTIHSLDQVQVRDRCIISLLSVEPPAPSAGKKRSSHSSSDESDEDGETESTGVSAGGAYTERGGANPLSSSSSCLSQPKPPPDLSSNQLPSSQSDAQISTGSPPRAGLELRTDCGGRAKEEEEAQDVNLLTLTFGRVEQEEEEEEEEEEKSDLNVQEVEFDPVLPTEDTTRAVYEDEEEECGYMGRPRVVVSSNPQTTGLSATLRQFNFGTVYGGTMGLWMLLLLHLHLVRCISLSAPTKVSISSFNMEHTLSFLPGPQTPSDASFTVEVLCSRKQSWKPVAACVALKAGQTCDLTRAFKDPLDHYVARVQAFTDTWRSNWTEAKHFQPLSDTVIGPPDMVVSGCGNCLILHLTFPVTQVIDYLKESYADLILHVRRTRDGAQFTLHMPYSEETVIRYLQRGVEYCVTVSVRHFYTTAIPSEPHCAFTSPPPSTTSLYMVLGLLGSFCVLMFLLTVLVVCGSQLTLKWRRPQTPSYVLFYHRGNATPGLLHQISNDSSSSNQLKRSCSEEPERGWRPEEPI